From one Bos indicus isolate NIAB-ARS_2022 breed Sahiwal x Tharparkar chromosome 16, NIAB-ARS_B.indTharparkar_mat_pri_1.0, whole genome shotgun sequence genomic stretch:
- the B3GALT2 gene encoding beta-1,3-galactosyltransferase 2, whose translation MLQWRRRHCCFAKMSWNAKRSLFRTHLIGVLSLVFLFAMFLFFNHHDWLPGRAGFKENPVTYTFRGFRSTKSETNHSSLRNIWKETVPQTLRPLTATDPNNTDLSLQGVTGLENTLGANGSIYNEKGTGHPNAYHFKYIINEPEKCQEKSPFLILLIAAEPGQIEARRAIRQTWGNESLAPGIQITRIFLLGVSIKSSGYLQRAILEESRQYHDIIQQEYLDTYYNLTIKTLMGMNWVATYCPRIPYVMKTDSDMFVNTEYLIHKLLKPDLPPRHNYFTGYLMRGYAPNRNKDSKWYMPPDLYPSERYPVFCSGTGYVFSGDLAEKIFKVSLSIRRLHLEDVYVGICLAKLRIDPVPPPNEFVFNHWRVSYSSCKYSHLITSHQFQPSELIKYWNHLQQNKHNACANAAKEKAGRYRHRKLH comes from the coding sequence ATGCTTCAGTGGAGAAGGAGACACTGCTGCTTCGCAAAGATGAGCTGGAATGCCAAGAGGTCTCTGTTTCGGACCCATCTTATTGGTGTACTTTCTCTCGTGTTTCTTTTtgctatgtttttgtttttcaatcatCATGACTGGCTGCCAGGCAGAGCTGGATTCAAAGAAAACCCTGTGACATACACTTTCCGTGGATTTCGTTCTACAAAAAGTGAGACAAACCACAGCTCTCTTCGGAACATTTGGAAAGAAACTGTCCCTCAGACCCTGAGGCCTCTAACAGCAACTGACCCCAACAACACGGATCTGTCACTGCAAGGAGTCACAGGGCTGGAGAACACGCTCGGTGCCAACGGAAGCATTTACAACGAGAAAGGTACTGGACACCCAAATGCTTACCATTTCAAATACATTATCAACGAACCCGAAAAGTGCCAGGAGAAAAGCCCCTTTTTAATACTACTAATCGCTGCGGAACCTGGACAAATAGAAGCTAGACGAGCTATTCGGCAAACTTGGGGCAATGAGAGTCTAGCACCTGGTATTCAAATCACACGGATTTTTCTTTTAGGCGTAAGTATTAAGTCAAGTGGCTACCTTCAACGTGCAATATTGGAAGAAAGCAGACAGTACCATGATATTATCCAACAGGAATACTTAGATACATACTATAATCTGACCATTAAAACACTCATGGGCATGAACTGGGTTGCAACATACTGTCCGCGTATTCCTtatgtaatgaaaactgacagtGACATGTTTGTCAATACAGAGTATTTAATACATAAGTTATTGAAGCCAGACCTGCCTCCTAGACATAACTATTTTACTGGTTACCTAATGAGGGGATATGCACCCAATCGAAACAAAGACAGCAAGTGGTACATGCCACCAGACCTCTACCCTAGTGAACGCTATCCTGTCTTCTGCTCTGGGACTGGTTATGTTTTTTCTGGAGATCTGGCAGAGAAGATATTTAAAGTTTCTTTAAGTATCCGTCGTTTGCACTTGGAAGATGTATATGTGGGGATCTGTCTTGCCAAGTTGAGAATTGATCCTGTGCCCCCTCCCAATGAGTTTGTGTTCAATCACTGGCGAGTTTCTTACTCAAGCTGTAAATACAGCCACCTAATTACCTCTCATCAGTTCCAGCCTAGTGAACTGATAAAATACTGGAACCATTTACAACAAAATAAGCACAATGCTTGTGCCAATGCAGCAAAAGAAAAGGCAGGCAGATATCGCCACCGTAAACTACATTAG